In a genomic window of Pieris brassicae chromosome 7, ilPieBrab1.1, whole genome shotgun sequence:
- the LOC123711559 gene encoding WW domain-containing oxidoreductase-like — protein sequence MIYRTLFVRHSTFYGTDRVLNKLKYNKLQEWVGNRFKNFEFVRILGPTAEEVIKDVDLSNKTCLITGANSGIGLEITRCLNAHDCKLLMACRNSYEASVVAKNVCEKKENIKLYELNLASLASVKKCSDMILKNEKKLDIVILNAATFGLPWTLTEDGLETTFQVNYLAQFFLIMTLEGILAPDARVVFTGSESHRNIKWPIEKIISPTLEDISLPREQYTSIKAYNISKLCCLLAMHYLGYRWLNTNISVLTAHPGTFVKTRLSRNWWVYEMLYTAMLPFSKNVEQAASTVIYSAISPELAGLSTIYLKDCQRCNESSMARDTQLSFKLQDLTRDVIRDRILDYDYSIVKPEEIQKDVGKEPVEETFASNYTG from the exons ATGATTTATAGGACCTTATTTGT ACGACATAGTACATTTTATGGAACCGATAGAGTTCtcaataaattgaaatacaaTAAGTTGCAAGAGTGGGTTGGAAACAGATTTAAGAACTTTGAGTTTGTAAGAATACTCGGACCTACCGCTGAAGAA gTGATAAAAGATGTGGATTTGTCAAATAAGACATGTTTAATTACTGGCGCCAATAGCGGCATTGGTTTAGAAATAACGAGGTGCCTGAATGCTCACGATTGTAAACTGTTGATGGCATGTCGAAACTCTTATGAAGCGAGCGTCGTAGCGAAAAATGTGTgcgaaaagaaagaaaatatcaaGCTGTACGAACTGAATCTTGCCTCTTTAGCATCGGTTAAAAAATGCTCCGATATGATTCTTAAAAATGAaaa gaaaCTGGATATAGTCATTTTAAACGCGGCCACATTTGGTTTACCATGGACACTGACCGAAGATGGTTTGGAAACGACATTTCAAGTGAACTATTTGGCACAGTTTTTCCTTATCATGACTTTGGAGGGCATCCTGGCACCGGACGCAAGAGTCGTTTTTACTGGTTCGGAATCTCATAG aaatataaaatggcCAATAGAGAAAATAATATCACCAACTCTGGAAGATATTTCCCTGCCCAGGGAACAGTATACGTCGATAAAAGCTTACAATATATCCAAGTTGTGTTGTTTACTCGCAATGCACTATTTGGGATATCGTTGGTTAAATACTAATATCTCTGTGTTAACTGCACACCCTGGTACGTTTGTTAAAACAAGATTATCCCGAAACTGGTGGGTTTATGAGATGCTGTATACTGCTATGCTACCCTTTTCCAAGAATGTG GAACAAGCTGCTAGTACCGTAATCTACAGCGCCATCTCACCAGAGTTAGCGGGCCTCTCCACCATATATTTGAAAGATTGCCAACGTTGCAACGAGAGCTCTATGGCTAGAGATACGCAACTGTCATTTAAACTTCAAGATCTAACACGTGACGTTATTCGTGATCGGATCTTGGATTACGATTATAGTATTGTGAAACCAGAGGAAATACAGAAAGATGTTGGAAAGGAACCTGTTGAGGAAACTTTTGCGTCTAATTACACGGGCTAA
- the LOC123712602 gene encoding pre-mRNA-splicing factor ATP-dependent RNA helicase DHX16: MDQRSKRHYSSSDSDSVEESRLKDLKERDEFATRLRKRDEDKVKKVTESSSKRSYEEAAKRLKLEAEDRDKLLPKLRIQSRRKYLQKRKDDKVVELEDDIADDEYLFEETILTEREKKEREHKKTILKLAKEHEKARELENIQRYHMPQDLGKGEKGEYIEVDENEKLPHAEQRKWEQEQIKSAFFKFGAKDSKAQDEYELLLDEQIDFIQALQLEGNKEKKEAEEVSEYKKLRMTIEETKKSLPVFPFRNSLIEAIKNYQILIVEGETGSGKTTQIPQYLHEAGFTNEGKKIGCTQPRRVAAMSVAARVAQEMNVKLGNEVGYSIRFEDCTSDRTVIKYMTDGTLHREFLSEPDLASYSVMIIDEAHERTLHTDILFGLVKDITRFRPDLKLLISSATLDAEKFSSFFDEAPIFRIPGRRFPVDIYYTKAPEADYIDASVVSVLQIHATQPLGDILVFLTGQEEIETCVEMLQERTKRLGKKLKELVILPVYANLPSDMQAKIFEPTPEGARKVVLATNIAETSLTIDNIIYVIDPGFAKQNNFNSKTGMESLMVVPISKASANQRAGRAGRVAPGKCFRLYTAWAYKYELEDNTVPEIQRINLGNAVLTLKALGINDLIHFDFLDPPPHETLVLALEQLYALGALNHHGELTKAGRRMAEFPTDPMLAKMLLASEKYKCSEEIVTIAAMLSVNSSVFYRPKDKIIHADTARKNFFHPSGDHLTLMNVYNQWVESDFSVQWCYENFIQYRSMKRARDVREQLAGLMDRVEIEMVSSITEDMNIRKAITAGYFYHIAKFSKGGHYKTVKHNQTVMIHPNSALFEELPRWVIYHELVFTSKEFMRQVTEIESKWLLDVAPHYYKPKELEDSTNKKMPKTIGKASKT; this comes from the exons ATGGACCAGCGTAGCAAAAGGCATTATTCTTCATCAGATTCTGATAGTGTGGAAGAAAGTCgcttaaaagatttaaaagaaAGAGATGAATTTGCTACAAGATTAAGAAAACGAGATGaagataaagtaaaaaaagttaCTGAGAGTTCAAGTAAGAGGTCATATGAAGAAGCAGCCAAACGTCTTAAATTAGAAGCTGAAGATAGAGATAAGCTATTGCCAAAGCTTCGTATTCAGTCCCGtagaaaatatttgcaaaaaagGAAAGATGATAAAGTTGTTGAACTTGAAGATGATATTGCTGATGATGAATATCTTTTCGAAGAAACCAT TTTAActgaaagagaaaaaaaagagagagaacataaaaaaactattttaaaattggcaAAAGAACATGAGAAAGCAAGAGAGTTGGAGAACATTCAAAGGTATCATATGCCTCAAGACCTGGGTAAAGGAGAAAAAg gTGAATACATTGAAGTTGATGAAAATGAAAAGCTACCACATGCAGAACAAAGAAAATGGGAACAAGAACAAATTAAGTCTGCATTCTTTAAATTTGGTGCAAAAGATTCTAAAGCACAAGATGAATATGAGTTGCTTCTTGATGAACAAATTGATTTTATACAAGCTCTACAACTTGAAGGCAATAAAGAGAAAAAGGAAGCTGAGGAAGTAtcagaatacaaaaaattgagGATGACTAtagaagaaacaaaaaaatccttACCTGTTTTCCCTTTTCGTAATTCTCTCATAGaggcaataaaaaattatcagaTTTTGATAGTCGAGGGTGAAACTGGTTCTGGTAAAACAACACAAATACCTCAATATCTCCATGAGGCTGGTTTCACTAACGAAGGTAAAAAAATTGGCTGTACACAACCAAGAAGGGTTGCGGCAATGTCTGTAGCTGCTAGGGTAGCTCAAGAAATGAATGTTAAACTTGGAAATGAAGTTGGTTACAGCATTAGATTTGAGGATTGCACTTCAGATAGaacagtaataaaatacatgacaGATGGAACACTGCATAGAGAATTTCTTTCGGAACCAGACCTTGCTTCATACAGTGTTATGATAATTGATGAAGCACATGAACGTACTTTACatacagatattttatttggattaGTAAAAGATATAACTAGATTTAGACCTGATTTGAAACTACTTATATCCAGTGCCACACTTGATGCAGAGAAATTTTCAAGCTTTTTTGACGAGGCACCCATATTTAGAATACCTGGTAGAAGGTTTCctgttgatatttattatactaagGCGCCAGAAGCAGATTACATAGATGCTAGTGTTGTATCAGTGTTACAGATACATGCTACGCAGCCACTAGGTGATATTCTTGTATTTCTCACTGGTCAGGAGGAGATTGAGACTTGTGTTGAAATGTTACAAGAAAGGACTAAGCGTCTTGgaaagaaattaaaagaaCTTGTAATATTACCTGTATATGCAAATCTTCCAAGTGATATGCaagcaaaaatatttgaaccCACACCTGAAGGTGCAAGAAAAGTAGTTTTGGCTACAAATATAGCCGAAACATCTCTtactatagataatattatttatgttattgacCCAGGCTTTGCaaagcaaaataattttaattcaaaaactgGAATGGAGAGTCTTATGGTTGTACCTATTTCTAAGGCATCTGCAAATCAGAGAGCAGGTAGGGCTGGTAGAGTAGCACCTGGAAAGTGTTTCAGATTGTACACTGCTTGGGCTTATAAATATGAGCTAGAAGATAACACTGTTCCTGAAATTCAGAGAATTAATTTAGGGAATGCTGTTCTGACATTGAAAGCATTAGGAATTAATGacttaatacattttgatttCCTGGATCCCCCACCTCACGAAACATtagtattagctctagaacaACTATATGCCCTTGGCGCTCTTAATCACCATGGTGAATTAACCAAGGCAGGAAGAAGAATGGCAGAGTTTCCAACAGATCCTATGCTTGCGAAAATGCTTTTAGCCAGTGAAAA GTACAAATGCTCCGAAGAAATCGTTACAATAGCAGCTATGCTGTCTGTTAATAGTTCAGTATTCTACAGACCCAAAGACAAAATAATTCATGCTGACACAGCTAGAAAAAACTTCTTTCATCCAAGTGGTGACCACTTAACACTAATGAATGTATATAATCAATGGGTTGAGTCTGATTTTTCTGTACAGTGGTGCTATGAAAACTTTATACAGTACAGATCCATGAAGAGAGCTCGGGATGTCCGTGAACAGCTTGCTGGATTGATGGACAGGGTAGAAATTGAAATGGTATCTAGTATTACAGAAGATATGAATATTCGTAAAGCAATAACTGCAGGATACTTTTATCATATTGCAAAGTTTTCTAAAGGAGGGCattataaaacagtaaaaCATAATCAA ACAGTTATGATACATCCTAATAGTGCACTATTTGAAGAGTTACCAAGGTGGGTTATATATCATGAACTTGTATTTACATCCAAAGAATTTATGAGACAAGTAACAGAAATAGAGAGCAAATGGTTACTTGATGTTGCTCCACATTACTATAAACCTAAGGAACTTGAGGATTCAACAAACAAGAAAATGCCAAAGACAATTGGTAAAGCttcaaaaacttaa
- the LOC123712605 gene encoding succinate dehydrogenase assembly factor 4, mitochondrial-like: MQSLKGFYSKTTFQRAWCLCSRNEYSQKPPQTEFEENESKGESKRLAEFRKKLRETTPIKDLGEQADFSPPKEDPLPPWPNDVNPNTGEVGGPRGPEPTRYGDWERKGRVSDF; encoded by the exons ATGCAGTCTTTGAAAGGATTTTATTCTAAGACAACCTTCCAAA GAGCTTGGTGTTTATGTTCACGTAATGAATACTCTCAGAAACCACCTCAGACAGAATTTGAGGAAAACGAGTCCAAAGGTGAATCTAAAAGGTTAGCAGAATTTCGAAAGAAATTAAGAGAAACTACACCAATAAAAGATTTGGGAGAACAAGCAGATTTTTCTCCTCCTAAAGAGGATCCCCTACCGCCATGGCCCAATGACGTTAACCCAAATACGGGAGAAGTTGGTGGACCTAGAGGCCCAGAACCTACCAGATATGGAGATTGGGAACGCAAAGGAAGAGTGTctgatttttaa